The following proteins are encoded in a genomic region of Mycobacterium sp. 155:
- a CDS encoding sigma-70 family RNA polymerase sigma factor translates to MTSSGDRLDAVVAEAVAGDRNALQEVLEIIRPIIVRYVRARVGMTERSGLSADDVAQEVCLAAITALPRYKDQGRPFLAFVYGIAAHKVADAHRAAARNRADPTDAVPERYSLEAGPEQSALDAESSARMAKLLSVLPEKQREILILRVVVGMSAEETAEAVGSTAGAVRVAQHRALSRLKSEVMATGRDYA, encoded by the coding sequence ATGACAAGTTCGGGAGACCGTCTCGACGCTGTCGTTGCTGAAGCTGTGGCCGGCGATCGGAATGCGCTTCAGGAAGTCCTGGAGATCATCCGGCCGATCATCGTTCGGTACGTCCGGGCACGGGTCGGCATGACCGAACGAAGTGGTCTTTCAGCGGATGACGTTGCGCAGGAGGTGTGCTTGGCCGCCATTACGGCGCTGCCGCGCTACAAGGATCAGGGGCGACCCTTCCTGGCGTTTGTGTATGGCATCGCCGCGCACAAGGTTGCCGACGCGCATCGCGCGGCAGCCCGGAATCGGGCTGACCCCACCGATGCGGTGCCGGAGCGCTACTCGCTGGAAGCCGGCCCGGAACAGTCGGCTCTCGACGCCGAATCCTCGGCGCGGATGGCCAAGCTGCTGTCGGTGCTGCCGGAGAAGCAACGCGAGATCCTGATCCTGCGGGTGGTGGTCGGCATGAGCGCCGAGGAGACCGCAGAAGCCGTCGGCAGCACCGCCGGCGCGGTCCGTGTGGCCCAGCACCGGGCGCTGAGTCGGCTGAAGTCGGAAGTCATGGCGACGGGACGTGACTATGCCTGA